The sequence CGGAAGAATATTCTGAAAATCAAAATAACTTAGAATCTAAAAGGGAGCAATTGAAGCAAACGGAAGGACTTGTGGCTGAGTATGAACAACTCATTCTTGCGCAAGTAGATGTCAATGCTGAAAGAGGAAAAGGTCTTGAAGCGCTAGACTCTGAGATTGCAAAACAATTAGAAATAAGAAATGGTTTGAGACAACAAAAAGAAGATGGAGAATTAACAACTCAAGAATATACTAGGCGTGTTCAAGAAGCACAAAATGAAATTGATAAATTACGTGATGCTAAAGGTGAATTACAAACTATTAATGAATTAGCTAAAACTGATGTTTATTCGGGTAGGATTTCTGATATTCAAAGGGAAGATAAAGAGTTAGGCGATGTCAAAAATAGTGCGAATGATATTAATAGTTTATTAGGAAAAGACATCAATAAAAATGTTGACGTTGATGACAATGGCACTGCTGATAAAGTTCATGACGAGGCAACGAAAAAAGGTAATAAAAATGTAGACGTTAGTCTAGCTAGACGGAACAGTATTTGGGATTTAATCCCTAGTTCTGTAAATGTCGGAATTAATTTAATTGGTGGAGCATTAGGCTTTGCAAAAGGAACCGATTCACACCCAGGCGGAGTTTCTTGGTTAGGTGAAGAAGGACCGGAGCTAGTTAAACACAACAACAAATGGGCCATGGCTAGTCTTGGTTTATATGACGTGCCAAAGGGTGCACAGGTTTTTACGAATAAGGAGACCACGAAAATGATTAGTCCTATTCCAGGTTTCGCTTCAGGTATTAGTCCTGCAGGTGAAGCCGATAGGATTATTCATAGCTTAAGAAACAATCCTTTTAATAAATTACTTGCATTACTAGGTAAACAAAGCAATACCCAAACTCAACCATCAAGAACTAATAATTCAGCTACAGACTACACGAAAGATCTATTAAACGCCACACTGCAGCAAAATGAAATCCTTATGCAGTTGTTAGCTAAGGATACAAATCCTATCATAGATGTTAGATCACTAGGAAAAGGATTGGAACCTGTCATTACTGAAACTCAGACTCGTAAACAGAAGGTGAGGGAGAAATTTGGCGTATGAATCGATAACATTTAACGGTATAAGAAAAGATTGGCTATATATTGAGCGTGGCCGAAGCAAACCTCCCTTTGCTGCTAGGAAACGAAATCTCTTAACGGTGCCCGGCTATCCAGGTGGTTACCTGGCATCTACGGACATTGATCCATTACCAATTAGTCAGCCTGTAGGTTTTCGTATTAAAGATGATGCGGATGCTTTGACCAAAAAAGATGAACTAGCGGAATGGCTGTTAACGGATAAACCTGTCCCATTAAAATTTGACGACGAACCTGGTCGCATCTATTATGCTGTAGTCCAAAATACTCTTGATGATTTCGAAAAAATGGCTGTATTAAGAAGAGGCACCATTCAATTTATATGTCCGGATCCGTATGCCTATGGTCCTGAAAAGCCATTTAGTGCCACATCCGATTACTTTAATATCAAAAATGAAGGTACCGCAGAAGCAGAACCAGTTTTTGAATTTGAAGTCACAGCACCTATTACGTTTTTAATGATCCAAAATCAACTTGGCGAATACAACATGGTTGGCAAACCTATAGATTTAACAAAACAAGAGCCAGTACAAGAATACGAAAGATTGATCTATAACCCTATGAACAGTGTGACTGGATTCACAACGGCAACTCGCGTTGAAAATAGTTATATACAGGGCGTGATGGACGCGAATGGGGCAATGATAGCTACTGATTTTGGGGTAGAACGATCGAGTGAATTTTACGGACCTGCTGTTAAAACAAGTGTTAGCGAAGTATTATCTGATTTTATGGTAGATATGTTAGTTACATTTGATAACGGTAATAGCCCCGGACAAGTCGGAAAAGTTGAACTGTACTTATATGATGAATTGGAAAATGTCATAGCTAAATTAGCGATGCAAGACGCCTGGGCGCATAGAAGTATGACAAACGGAATTATTAGAATTGGTGATCAAACCGTTAATAATTACATGATTGATGAAAATAATGCGTACTGGAACAGCTTCTACGGTATATTACGAATACTGAGAAAAGGGGATTATTGGGAAGCCTACATTGCGGAATTAGACGAAAACAGAAAACACCATACTAGAAAATTTACATCTTTTAAAGATAATGAAGGTTTATTTACAGACAAGCAATTAGCTCAAGTAGGTATCCATATTGCAAGATGGGGCGCTGCTGATGAAGTAAGAACATTTGTGCATCATCTATCGGTGTCTAAAATAAATAGTCTTGGTAATAACGGGGTTCCCTACATTGCGGATGTAGGCGACATTATCACATTTGACCACACTAATAATGGACAAGTTTATATTAATGGTGAGCCTTACGAGGATAGCATTTTAGGCGCTGATTATTTTACCCTGAAAAAAGGTGATAACAACCTATTAGTTATGCCCGGTAGCCTAAAAACAAGTGGTAGTTATCGAGAGCGGTATTTATAAACAGAATGTCATAGCAAGAAAAGAGGTGAGATTGTGAGTCAATTATTTATATCTGACGGTAGCAAT is a genomic window of Gracilibacillus salinarum containing:
- a CDS encoding distal tail protein Dit encodes the protein MAYESITFNGIRKDWLYIERGRSKPPFAARKRNLLTVPGYPGGYLASTDIDPLPISQPVGFRIKDDADALTKKDELAEWLLTDKPVPLKFDDEPGRIYYAVVQNTLDDFEKMAVLRRGTIQFICPDPYAYGPEKPFSATSDYFNIKNEGTAEAEPVFEFEVTAPITFLMIQNQLGEYNMVGKPIDLTKQEPVQEYERLIYNPMNSVTGFTTATRVENSYIQGVMDANGAMIATDFGVERSSEFYGPAVKTSVSEVLSDFMVDMLVTFDNGNSPGQVGKVELYLYDELENVIAKLAMQDAWAHRSMTNGIIRIGDQTVNNYMIDENNAYWNSFYGILRILRKGDYWEAYIAELDENRKHHTRKFTSFKDNEGLFTDKQLAQVGIHIARWGAADEVRTFVHHLSVSKINSLGNNGVPYIADVGDIITFDHTNNGQVYINGEPYEDSILGADYFTLKKGDNNLLVMPGSLKTSGSYRERYL